One Microbacterium trichothecenolyticum DNA window includes the following coding sequences:
- the cofC gene encoding 2-phospho-L-lactate guanylyltransferase, producing the protein MSTPDTPGWTIIVPVKPAAVGKSRLADVGTDREALARAIALDTVTATAAADHVSRVLVVTDDPGVRAELRRLRGVEVVAEGDTRGLDAAIALGAEAAGVGCPRAALLGDLPALRPADLDAALELAASVERGLVPDAEATGSTLVTARAGAVWVSAFGEESAARHRLLGCTDLAVERESSLRRDVDTAAQLSQAVALGVGPRTAAVLASAAA; encoded by the coding sequence ATGAGCACCCCTGACACTCCCGGCTGGACGATCATCGTCCCGGTGAAACCCGCCGCCGTCGGCAAGTCGCGTCTGGCAGACGTCGGCACCGACCGCGAGGCGCTCGCGCGCGCGATCGCCCTCGACACGGTCACCGCCACCGCGGCAGCCGACCACGTCTCCCGCGTGCTCGTCGTCACCGACGACCCCGGGGTGCGCGCAGAACTGCGGCGCCTGCGAGGCGTCGAGGTCGTGGCCGAGGGCGACACCCGCGGCCTCGACGCCGCGATCGCCTTGGGCGCCGAGGCGGCCGGTGTGGGCTGCCCGCGCGCCGCGTTGCTCGGCGATCTCCCTGCCCTGCGTCCCGCCGACCTCGACGCCGCCCTCGAGCTCGCGGCATCCGTCGAGCGGGGCCTGGTCCCGGATGCCGAGGCCACCGGCTCCACCCTCGTCACCGCCCGCGCGGGCGCGGTGTGGGTCTCGGCATTCGGCGAGGAATCCGCGGCACGTCACCGCCTGCTCGGCTGCACCGACCTCGCCGTCGAGCGGGAGTCGTCGTTGCGCCGCGACGTCGACACGGCCGCGCAGCTGTCGCAGGCCGTCGCGCTGGGCGTGGGCCCGCGGACGGCCGCGGTGCTGGCCTCCGCGGCGGCCTGA
- the fgd gene encoding glucose-6-phosphate dehydrogenase (coenzyme-F420), which yields MTVPLRFGYKASSEQFGPNELLDFSVLAEEVGFDSVFLSDHLQPWMHDGGHAPNALPWLGALGARTNRVIIGTSVLTPTFRYHPGVIAQVFATLGVMYPGRVVLGVGTGEALNEVTLGLDWPEPPERFQRLKEAITIIDKLWEGERVTYEGTYYSVKDATIYDRPEQKVPIYIGASGPAATRLAGRIAEGYITTSGKDPELYTDKLLPALDDGLAKAGRTRDDVDTLLEVKVSYHPDHDTALEKTRFWAPLALTAEEKMSVHDPLEMQRLAGELPIERAASRFIVSTDPDEHVERIAQYIDLGFRHLVFHDPGHDQEQFLRTYGQEILPRLRKRFA from the coding sequence ATGACGGTTCCCCTGCGTTTCGGATACAAGGCCTCGAGCGAGCAGTTCGGCCCCAACGAGCTGCTCGACTTCAGCGTGCTGGCCGAGGAGGTCGGCTTCGACTCCGTGTTCCTCTCCGACCACCTGCAGCCGTGGATGCACGACGGCGGCCACGCCCCCAACGCCCTCCCCTGGCTCGGCGCCCTCGGTGCCCGCACCAACCGCGTCATCATCGGCACCAGCGTGCTGACCCCCACCTTCCGCTACCACCCCGGCGTCATCGCCCAGGTCTTCGCCACCCTCGGCGTGATGTACCCCGGCCGCGTCGTGCTCGGCGTCGGCACCGGTGAGGCGCTGAACGAGGTCACCCTCGGCCTCGACTGGCCCGAGCCCCCCGAGCGCTTCCAGCGCCTGAAAGAGGCCATCACGATCATCGACAAGCTGTGGGAGGGCGAGCGGGTGACGTACGAGGGCACCTACTACTCGGTGAAGGATGCCACCATCTACGACCGTCCCGAGCAGAAGGTGCCGATCTACATCGGCGCGTCCGGTCCCGCCGCCACGCGCCTCGCGGGCCGCATCGCCGAGGGCTACATCACCACCAGCGGCAAAGACCCCGAGCTGTACACCGACAAGCTTCTCCCCGCCCTCGACGACGGCCTCGCCAAGGCCGGCCGCACCCGCGACGACGTCGACACCCTCCTCGAGGTCAAGGTCTCGTACCACCCCGACCACGACACGGCGCTGGAGAAGACCCGCTTCTGGGCGCCCCTGGCCCTCACGGCGGAAGAGAAGATGAGCGTGCACGACCCCCTCGAGATGCAGCGCCTCGCGGGTGAACTTCCCATCGAGCGGGCGGCATCCCGCTTCATCGTGTCGACCGATCCCGACGAGCACGTCGAACGCATCGCACAGTACATCGACCTCGGCTTCCGCCACCTCGTCTTCCACGACCCCGGCCACGACCAGGAGCAGTTCCTGCGCACCTACGGCCAGGAGATCCTCCCCCGTCTGCGCAAGCGGTTCGCCTGA